The following coding sequences lie in one Epinephelus moara isolate mb chromosome 17, YSFRI_EMoa_1.0, whole genome shotgun sequence genomic window:
- the LOC126404428 gene encoding uncharacterized protein LOC126404428 has product MNHYTVGAIVHGTREQMARQGLKKVTFDDYDGAIGFVNIRNVHWKFVYLHALSNHIFVVDPLQGSNEVEDSRKAGYRFGQYFKMRRNRLGKEDWVNIKWQPGKITHTFQKDDTSCGIFVMQMAKMTVTQFPNIPKRFHINTSKKSLQNLRRDMAEEILKGSVSKDEFCFFWAMRTCPRLLLMLSGFSVKLAQNGFTRSALE; this is encoded by the exons ATGAATCACTACACCGTGGGTGCAATTGTACATGGCACAAGAGAGCAGATGGCAAGGCAAGGGTTAAAAAAG GTCACATTTGATGACTATGATGGAGCCATTGGATTTGTCAACATAAGAAATGTGCACTGGAAGTTTGTG TATCTTCATGCCCTTTCAAACCACATTTTTGTGGTTGATCCTCTACAAGGGTCAAATGAAGTTGAGGACTCCAGAAAGGCTGGCTACAGATTTGG ACAGTATTTCAAAATGCGCCGGAACAGACTTGGAAAGGAGGACTGGGTTAACATCAAGTGGCAGCCTGGCAAGATAACCCACACCTTCCAGAAAGATGACACCAGTTGTGGGATCTTTGTCATGCAG ATGGCCAAGATGACCGTGACACAGTTTCCAAACATCCCAAAGAGGTTTCACATTAACACATCCAAAAAATCTCTTCAAAATCTAAGAAGAGACATGGCAGAAGAAATTCTGAAAGGATCAG tttCAAAGGATGAGTTCTGTTTCTTCTGGGCAATGAGGACCTGCCCAAGACTGCTGTTGATGCTGTCTGG ATTCAGTGTGAAACTTGCACAAAATGGTTTCACACGCAGTGCCTTGGAATGA